A window from Sus scrofa isolate TJ Tabasco breed Duroc chromosome 2, Sscrofa11.1, whole genome shotgun sequence encodes these proteins:
- the LOC110259552 gene encoding olfactory receptor 9G4: MDVGNRTVLTEFILVGLSSDPRWQMMLFGIFLILYLVTLSGNMTLVILIRIDSHLHTPMYFFIGNLSFLDFWYTSVYTPKILANCVSDDKRISLAGCGAQLFFSCVVAYTECYLLAAMAYDRHVAICNPLLYSSSMSDSLCTGLVAGSYVGGFLNAIAHTANTFRLSFCGRNIIDHFFCDAPPLVKMSCTDTHVYEKVLLGVVGFTVLSSILAILISYFNILLAILRIRTASGRRKAFSTCASHLISVMLFYGSLLFMYSRPSSTYSLGRDKVAALFYTVVNPLLNPLIYSVRNKDVKEAFWKTTQIIRPQR; the protein is encoded by the coding sequence ATGGATGTTGGAAATCGCACTGTCTTGACTGAATTCATCTTAGTGGGCCTCTCATCAGACCCCCGGTGGCAGATGATGTTATTTGGAATATTTCTAATTCTCTATTTGGTTACTTTGTCAGGGAACATGACCCTAGTTATTTTAATCCGTATTGATTCCCACCTGCACACacctatgtattttttcattggcAACTTGTCTTTTTTGGATTTCTGGTACACCTCTGTGTACACCCCCAAAATCCTGGCCAATTGTGTCTCTGATGATAAGCGCATTTCCTTGGCTGGATGTGGAGCCCAGTTGTTCTTTTCCTGTGTTGTAGCCTACACAGAGTGCTATCTCCTAGCAGCCATGGCTTATGACCGCCATGTGGCCATCTGTAATCCATTGCTTTACTCAAGTTCTATGTCTGATTCTCTCTGTACTGGACTCGTTGCTGGCTCCTACGTAGGAGGGTTCTTGAATGCCATAGCCCACACTGCCAATACTTTTCGCCTGAGTTTCTGTGGCAGAAATATCAttgaccacttcttctgtgatgcACCACCACTGGTAAAGATGTCTTGTACAGACACCCACGTTTATGAAAAGGTCCTCCTGGGAGTGGTGGGCTTCACGGTCCTCTCCAGCATTCTTGCCATCCTGATCTCCTATTTCAACATCCTTCTGGCTATTCTGAGGATCCGCACAGCCTCGGGAAGAcgcaaggccttctccacctgtgcttCACACCTCATCTCGGTCATGCTCTTCTATGGGTCCTTGCTCTTCATGTATTCAAGGCCAAGTTCCACCTACTCCTTGGGGAGGGACAAAGTGGCTGCCCTGTTCTACACTGTGGTCAACCCACTGCTCAACCCTCTCATCTATAGTGTGAGAAACAAGGATGTCAAAGAAGCCTTCTGGAAAACAACTCAGATCATAAGGCCTCAGAGATGA